A genomic segment from Lignipirellula cremea encodes:
- a CDS encoding ABC transporter ATP-binding protein: MRNFVRVLKIALRFRLTLIAAVTCSFMVAGLWGANIGAVYPFVEVVFQGDSMHQWVDERTVESRQSIVDLKKQVADLRQADANNSPAELSLLETRLEAEEASLQGLLWLTPYIKGYLPDDAFATLVLMVVFLMGATAVKGVLLVMNLCLVGRVAQLTTLELRTQFFNRTLDMPLSSFGQDRTSELMSRMSGDVNTIGVGVSQLFTKTIGEPLKMLVCFAGAAFISWRLLLFSLLIAPPAMFLMYRLSGSIKRANRRAMEEMARLYGRLSETFVGITAVKAFSTEGFEKNRFRETALSLFRKQLLIVWYSSFVRVNNEIFGVGVICLAILSGGYLVLTGETHLFGLPMTARPLSFGSLMVFYAFLVGVSDPARKLNEVFNQLQAANAASDRLFEMLDREPTIVDPAEPQPLTSARKEIVFENVTFGYDETAPILHNVNLRIRNGETLAIVGPNGCGKSTLTKLLTRFYDPQQGSVRLENLDLTQVRQHDLRSRIGMVTQNALLFDESIAFNIRYGSPEATDEQVIAAAKKAYAHEFILETEEGYATCVGEQGKRLSGGQQQRVSLARAILRDPDILILDEATSQIDIKSEQLIHEALKNFIVDRTTIMITHRQTTLSLADRVLVMDAGRIHDIGAHDELLARCDIYRRLMHFELKKAA; encoded by the coding sequence ATGCGTAATTTTGTCCGCGTCTTGAAAATTGCTCTCCGGTTCCGCTTGACGCTGATCGCGGCCGTCACCTGCTCCTTTATGGTGGCCGGTCTCTGGGGAGCAAATATTGGCGCCGTTTATCCTTTCGTCGAAGTCGTTTTCCAGGGCGACTCGATGCACCAGTGGGTCGACGAACGGACGGTCGAATCCCGACAGTCGATTGTCGATCTTAAAAAGCAGGTCGCCGATCTGCGGCAAGCAGATGCCAATAACTCCCCGGCGGAATTGTCGCTGCTGGAGACCCGACTGGAGGCCGAAGAAGCCAGCCTGCAGGGACTCCTGTGGCTGACGCCCTATATAAAGGGTTACCTGCCGGACGACGCCTTTGCGACGCTGGTGCTGATGGTTGTCTTTTTGATGGGGGCTACGGCCGTCAAAGGGGTGCTGCTGGTCATGAACCTGTGCCTGGTCGGACGGGTCGCCCAGCTGACCACTCTGGAACTGCGCACCCAGTTCTTTAACCGCACGCTCGATATGCCGCTGAGCTCTTTCGGACAGGATCGCACTAGCGAACTGATGAGCCGCATGAGCGGCGACGTCAACACCATCGGCGTGGGCGTGTCGCAGCTGTTCACCAAAACGATCGGCGAGCCGCTGAAAATGCTCGTCTGTTTTGCGGGGGCCGCGTTCATCAGTTGGCGACTGCTGCTGTTCTCCTTGTTGATCGCTCCGCCCGCCATGTTTTTGATGTATCGCCTGTCGGGGTCGATCAAACGGGCCAACCGCCGGGCGATGGAAGAAATGGCCCGCTTGTACGGCCGCCTCAGCGAAACCTTCGTTGGCATTACGGCCGTCAAAGCATTCAGCACCGAAGGTTTTGAGAAAAACCGCTTCCGCGAAACGGCCCTGTCGCTGTTCCGCAAGCAGCTGCTGATTGTGTGGTACAGCTCATTCGTACGGGTGAACAATGAGATCTTTGGCGTCGGCGTAATCTGCCTGGCGATTCTCTCTGGCGGCTACCTGGTGCTGACGGGCGAAACGCACCTGTTCGGGCTGCCGATGACGGCCCGGCCGTTGTCGTTTGGTTCGCTGATGGTGTTCTATGCGTTCCTGGTCGGCGTGAGCGATCCGGCCCGCAAGCTGAACGAGGTCTTCAACCAGCTGCAGGCCGCCAACGCGGCGTCGGACCGCTTGTTCGAAATGCTGGACCGGGAGCCGACCATCGTCGACCCGGCCGAACCCCAGCCTTTAACCAGCGCCCGGAAAGAGATCGTCTTTGAGAACGTCACCTTCGGGTACGATGAAACGGCCCCCATCCTGCACAACGTAAACCTGCGCATCCGCAACGGAGAAACTCTGGCCATTGTCGGTCCCAACGGCTGCGGCAAAAGCACGCTGACCAAACTTCTGACCCGGTTCTACGACCCGCAGCAAGGGAGCGTCCGGCTGGAGAACCTGGATCTGACCCAGGTGCGGCAGCACGACCTGCGTTCGCGGATCGGCATGGTCACGCAGAACGCGCTGCTGTTCGATGAGTCGATCGCCTTTAACATTCGCTACGGCTCGCCCGAGGCGACCGACGAACAGGTGATAGCGGCCGCCAAAAAAGCGTACGCGCATGAGTTCATTCTGGAAACCGAAGAGGGCTACGCCACCTGCGTAGGCGAACAAGGGAAGCGTCTGTCGGGCGGGCAGCAGCAGCGGGTATCGCTGGCCCGGGCCATTTTGCGCGATCCCGACATCCTGATTCTCGACGAGGCGACCAGCCAGATCGATATCAAGAGCGAGCAGCTGATCCACGAGGCGCTGAAGAATTTCATCGTCGACCGGACCACGATCATGATCACCCATCGCCAGACGACGCTGTCACTGGCCGACCGCGTGCTGGTAATGGACGCCGGCCGCATCCACGATATCGGCGCCCACGACGAACTGCTGGCCCGCTGCGACATCTATCGCCGGCTCATGCACTTCGAACTCAAAAAGGCGGCGTAA
- the tssH gene encoding type VI secretion system ATPase TssH — MVSVDLKPLIGKLNSTCRRTLEGAAGLCLSRTNYNVEVEHWLLKLLDAADTDLMAALRQFEIDPARLTADLTRSVDRFQTGNSRPPVLSPNVVDLAREAWVFASIDYGATVARSGHLLCALVCDDALSRLMKTVSREFEKIQPEVLRRDLRMIMANTGEADSTPSVPAPAGGGANAPATGSSGSVNLDKYTVNLTEQARSGKLDPVVGRDAEIRQVIDILTRRRQNNPILTGEAGVGKTAVVEGFALRIAEGDVPDRLQNVELHTLDLGLLQAGAGMKGEFEARLKGVIDEVKASPKPIILFIDEAHTMIGAGGQAGQGDAANLLKPALARGELRTIAATTWAEYKKFFEKDAALTRRFQVVKVEEPEEMAAINMMQGLVASLEKHHGVTILSEAVVDAVKLSKRYISGRQLPDKSVSLLDTACARVALSMTTTPPPIEDCHRRIQQAEVLITALEREKATGSDNAEDLAKLHAQRDAAAADLEKFETQWAQERRLTEELRNFTSQLLDPASEDEEPLTDAHREVLVAERRATEEKLREVQGESPLMHPCVDSQAIAETVSNWTGIPVGRMVANEIQTVLQLQERMEEQIVGQSQALEVIAQSIRTSRANLGDPRAPVGVFLLAGTSGVGKTETAITLANLLYGGEQNMTTINMSEFKEEHKVSLLMGSPPGYVGYGEGGVLTEAVRRKPYSVILLDEMEKAHPGVQDIFYQVFDKGQMKDGEGRDINFRNTLIIMTTNAGTDRIMQMCTQPQGPPGPEAFAEAVFDELLKTFKPAFLGRLCVTPYYPLDSDVMKRIIRLKLDKIGRRITDNYKAAFSYTDELVDGVCDRCTEVDTGARNVDHILSKTLLPELSSSFLARMAEGKTIGRVHVGLGEQGDFQYEIE, encoded by the coding sequence ATGGTAAGCGTCGATCTGAAACCGCTCATCGGTAAACTGAACAGCACTTGTCGGCGCACGCTCGAAGGAGCGGCTGGCCTGTGCCTGTCCCGGACCAACTATAATGTTGAGGTCGAGCACTGGCTGCTCAAGCTGCTCGACGCCGCCGATACCGACCTGATGGCGGCCCTGCGCCAGTTTGAAATCGACCCGGCCCGGCTGACAGCCGACCTGACGCGGAGCGTTGATCGCTTCCAGACAGGCAACTCCCGTCCGCCGGTGCTGAGCCCGAACGTGGTCGACCTGGCCCGCGAAGCGTGGGTGTTCGCCTCGATTGATTACGGCGCCACCGTCGCCCGGTCCGGCCATCTGCTGTGTGCCCTGGTGTGCGACGACGCCTTGTCGCGGCTGATGAAAACGGTCTCGCGCGAGTTTGAGAAGATCCAGCCCGAAGTGCTGCGTCGCGATCTGCGGATGATCATGGCGAACACGGGCGAAGCCGATTCTACGCCGTCGGTCCCCGCCCCGGCGGGCGGCGGCGCCAACGCCCCGGCGACCGGTTCTTCCGGATCGGTCAACCTCGACAAGTACACCGTCAACCTGACCGAACAGGCCCGTTCCGGCAAGCTGGACCCGGTCGTCGGTCGCGACGCCGAGATCCGCCAGGTGATCGACATCCTCACCCGTCGCCGCCAGAACAACCCGATTCTCACCGGCGAAGCGGGCGTCGGGAAAACGGCCGTCGTCGAGGGATTCGCGCTGCGGATCGCCGAAGGCGACGTACCCGATCGGCTGCAGAATGTCGAACTCCACACGCTGGACCTGGGCCTGCTGCAGGCCGGCGCCGGCATGAAAGGAGAGTTTGAAGCTCGCCTCAAAGGGGTCATCGACGAAGTCAAGGCGTCGCCCAAACCGATCATCCTGTTTATTGATGAAGCGCACACAATGATCGGCGCCGGCGGCCAGGCCGGCCAGGGGGACGCAGCCAATCTGCTCAAACCGGCCCTCGCCCGCGGCGAACTCCGCACGATCGCCGCCACCACCTGGGCCGAGTACAAAAAGTTCTTTGAGAAAGACGCCGCCCTGACTCGCCGCTTCCAGGTGGTCAAGGTCGAAGAGCCCGAAGAGATGGCCGCCATCAATATGATGCAGGGCCTGGTCGCCAGCCTGGAGAAACACCACGGCGTGACGATCCTGAGCGAGGCTGTGGTCGACGCCGTGAAGCTCTCCAAGCGGTATATCTCCGGCCGCCAACTGCCCGACAAATCGGTCAGCCTGCTGGATACGGCTTGCGCCCGGGTGGCCCTGAGCATGACCACGACCCCGCCGCCGATCGAAGACTGTCATCGTCGGATCCAGCAGGCCGAAGTGCTGATCACGGCCCTGGAACGGGAGAAAGCGACCGGCTCCGACAACGCCGAAGACCTGGCAAAGCTGCACGCCCAGCGCGATGCGGCCGCAGCCGATCTGGAAAAATTCGAAACCCAGTGGGCGCAAGAACGCCGGCTGACCGAGGAGCTACGCAACTTCACCAGCCAGTTGCTGGACCCCGCTTCCGAAGACGAAGAACCGCTGACCGACGCCCATCGCGAAGTCCTGGTCGCCGAGCGCCGCGCCACGGAAGAAAAACTGCGCGAGGTGCAAGGGGAATCGCCCCTCATGCACCCCTGCGTCGACAGCCAGGCCATCGCCGAAACGGTCTCCAACTGGACCGGCATCCCCGTCGGACGCATGGTCGCCAACGAGATCCAGACCGTCCTGCAACTGCAGGAACGGATGGAAGAACAGATCGTCGGCCAGTCCCAGGCGCTGGAAGTCATCGCCCAGAGCATCCGCACCAGCCGTGCCAACCTGGGCGATCCCCGGGCGCCTGTCGGCGTGTTCCTGCTGGCCGGCACCAGCGGCGTGGGCAAAACAGAAACCGCCATCACGCTGGCCAATCTGCTCTACGGCGGCGAGCAGAATATGACCACGATCAACATGTCGGAGTTCAAAGAAGAGCACAAAGTCTCGCTGCTGATGGGCTCCCCTCCGGGCTATGTCGGTTACGGCGAAGGCGGCGTGCTGACCGAAGCCGTTCGTCGCAAACCGTACAGCGTGATCCTGCTGGACGAAATGGAAAAAGCCCATCCGGGCGTGCAGGACATCTTTTACCAGGTGTTCGACAAAGGCCAGATGAAAGACGGCGAAGGCCGCGATATCAACTTCCGCAACACGCTCATCATCATGACGACCAATGCCGGCACCGACCGGATCATGCAGATGTGCACCCAGCCGCAGGGCCCGCCCGGTCCGGAAGCGTTCGCCGAGGCGGTCTTTGACGAACTGCTCAAAACGTTCAAGCCCGCTTTCCTGGGCCGCTTGTGCGTCACGCCGTATTACCCGCTGGATTCCGACGTAATGAAGCGGATCATCCGCCTCAAACTGGACAAGATCGGCCGCCGCATCACCGACAACTACAAGGCCGCATTCAGCTACACCGACGAGCTGGTCGACGGCGTGTGCGACCGCTGCACCGAAGTCGACACGGGCGCCAGAAATGTGGATCACATTCTGAGCAAAACCCTGCTGCCGGAGTTGTCGTCGTCGTTCCTGGCCCGCATGGCCGAAGGGAAAACGATCGGCCGCGTGCATGTCGGCCTGGGCGAACAAGGCGACTTCCAGTACGAGATCGAGTAG
- a CDS encoding MFS transporter, with the protein MQHAPGGSFPSVPSAPAITSKPQSKPPASLPADPPLTTLESEIREHESRNLLALAAHQVILRVGWIFKVESVIIPTFVDAIAGPAWVRGWLPFLNRTGQTAAPFIYSHMLSSARLKSRSLIVSSMLLSAPFFLLAGTWAALGESRPFWLVPFFLVLYLVFFAAVGVNQMSFGAVQGKLIRPQRRGRLMSISGLVGSVAAITAAAIWLRPWLELPDHGFLYIFTTAASVFLAAGLMACFVYEPFGAVQEPRLWRPFRDAWDVVAHDASFRKMAIVAMMFSMAHLAFPHYQALAKGELGRSSYDLFVWIVAQNIGAGLFSALSGMLADRLGNRFALRVLGFMAAGIPLLALGLSQLPPEEGREYYWLVFLLLGLAPVIFRTQSNYVLELAPQEEHPRYLSTLNVCQSAPFLLSVPLGMAIDGFGYRVVFSLIALSGLTAGLLTFWMDEPRHHSVVVEELPPDAP; encoded by the coding sequence GTGCAACATGCTCCCGGCGGGTCGTTTCCCTCTGTACCGTCGGCGCCTGCGATTACTAGCAAACCCCAGTCGAAACCGCCTGCCTCCCTGCCTGCCGATCCTCCGCTGACGACTCTGGAAAGCGAGATTCGTGAGCATGAATCGCGCAATCTGCTTGCGCTGGCCGCCCACCAGGTGATTCTCCGGGTGGGCTGGATCTTCAAGGTCGAGTCGGTCATCATTCCGACATTCGTTGACGCCATTGCCGGCCCGGCCTGGGTCCGCGGCTGGCTGCCTTTTCTGAACCGGACCGGGCAGACGGCGGCTCCCTTCATCTATTCGCACATGCTGAGCAGCGCCCGGCTGAAAAGCCGCTCGCTGATTGTCTCCAGCATGTTGCTGTCGGCCCCGTTTTTCCTGCTGGCGGGAACCTGGGCCGCACTGGGCGAATCGCGGCCGTTCTGGCTGGTTCCTTTTTTCCTGGTGCTGTATCTGGTCTTCTTCGCTGCGGTCGGCGTGAACCAGATGTCCTTCGGCGCCGTGCAGGGAAAGCTGATTCGTCCGCAACGGCGGGGACGATTGATGAGCATCAGCGGCCTGGTCGGTTCCGTCGCGGCGATCACCGCGGCGGCGATCTGGCTGCGGCCCTGGCTGGAGCTGCCCGACCACGGCTTTCTCTACATTTTCACTACCGCCGCCAGCGTTTTCCTGGCGGCCGGGTTGATGGCGTGCTTTGTCTACGAGCCCTTCGGCGCGGTCCAGGAGCCGCGACTCTGGCGGCCGTTTCGCGACGCCTGGGACGTGGTCGCCCACGATGCTTCGTTCCGCAAGATGGCCATCGTGGCGATGATGTTCAGCATGGCCCATCTGGCCTTCCCGCATTACCAGGCGCTGGCCAAGGGCGAGCTCGGCAGAAGCAGCTACGATCTGTTTGTGTGGATCGTCGCCCAGAATATCGGCGCGGGACTGTTCAGCGCGCTATCCGGCATGCTGGCGGATCGACTGGGCAACCGCTTTGCCTTGCGCGTGCTGGGCTTCATGGCGGCCGGGATACCGCTGCTGGCGCTCGGCCTGAGCCAGTTGCCGCCGGAAGAAGGCCGCGAGTATTACTGGCTGGTGTTCCTGCTGCTGGGATTGGCTCCGGTGATCTTCCGCACCCAGTCCAACTATGTGCTGGAACTGGCGCCGCAGGAAGAACACCCACGCTATCTGAGCACGCTCAATGTATGCCAGTCGGCGCCGTTTCTGCTCTCGGTGCCGCTGGGCATGGCGATCGACGGCTTTGGCTATCGCGTGGTGTTCAGCCTGATCGCGCTCAGCGGCCTGACCGCCGGCCTGCTTACCTTCTGGATGGATGAACCACGCCACCATTCGGTGGTTGTCGAGGAGCTTCCACCAGATGCTCCCTGA
- a CDS encoding replication-associated recombination protein A, giving the protein MSLFEQAEAENFRRAQPLAARMRPASLDEFVGQQHFLGEGKLLRRLLQADRLGSVLFYGPPGTGKTTLARLLAVAGKRRFRQLNAVTSGVKELREVLHEAQTEVATGGSKTLLFVDEIHRFNKSQQDALLPDVEDGVVTLVGATTANPFFAINSALVSRSQIFEFQALANEEIKTLLRRALEDKYRGLGRHQVTIDEEALDYLADVSDGDARRALSALEIGVLSSPERPLHFTRQLAQESVQKKAIEYDASGDSHYDAASALIKSLRGSDPDAGMYWLARMLEAGEDVRFLCRRLVILASEDIGNADPQALTVAVAAMQACEFVGLPECQYPLAQAVTYLACAPKSNASTIAIGEARADIREGRLLPVPRHLRDSHYQGAKELGHGAGYQYAHNAPGGVAEQDYLGVDKEYYRPVDRGFEAELAARLAVIRQQLKGTQ; this is encoded by the coding sequence ATGTCGCTGTTTGAACAAGCGGAGGCCGAGAACTTTCGGCGGGCCCAGCCCCTGGCCGCCCGCATGCGCCCGGCGTCGCTGGACGAGTTTGTCGGCCAGCAGCACTTCCTGGGCGAAGGGAAACTGTTGCGGCGGTTACTCCAGGCGGATCGTCTGGGCTCGGTCCTGTTTTATGGTCCGCCCGGCACGGGGAAGACCACGCTGGCCCGCCTGCTGGCGGTCGCCGGTAAACGGCGTTTCCGGCAGTTGAACGCGGTGACCTCCGGCGTGAAAGAGCTGCGGGAAGTCCTGCACGAAGCGCAAACCGAAGTCGCCACCGGCGGCTCGAAAACGCTGCTGTTCGTGGACGAAATCCATCGCTTCAACAAGTCCCAGCAGGACGCCCTGCTGCCCGACGTCGAAGACGGCGTGGTCACGCTGGTCGGCGCCACCACCGCCAACCCGTTCTTTGCGATCAATAGCGCGCTCGTCAGCCGCAGCCAGATTTTCGAATTCCAGGCGCTGGCGAACGAAGAGATCAAGACGCTGCTGCGGCGGGCGCTGGAAGACAAGTATCGCGGTCTCGGCCGGCACCAGGTAACGATCGACGAAGAGGCCCTGGACTACCTGGCCGATGTTTCCGACGGCGACGCCCGACGGGCCCTGTCCGCCCTCGAAATCGGCGTGCTCTCTAGTCCCGAGCGCCCGCTGCACTTTACCCGACAGCTGGCCCAGGAGTCGGTGCAGAAAAAAGCGATCGAATACGACGCTTCCGGGGATTCGCATTACGACGCCGCCAGCGCCCTGATCAAAAGCCTCCGCGGCAGCGATCCCGACGCAGGCATGTACTGGCTGGCCCGCATGCTGGAAGCGGGCGAAGATGTCCGCTTTCTCTGCCGCCGCCTGGTGATCCTGGCCAGCGAAGATATCGGCAACGCCGATCCGCAGGCGCTCACGGTGGCGGTCGCCGCCATGCAGGCTTGCGAGTTTGTCGGTCTTCCCGAGTGCCAGTATCCGCTGGCCCAGGCGGTGACGTACCTGGCGTGCGCTCCCAAATCGAACGCTTCCACCATCGCCATCGGTGAGGCCCGCGCCGATATCCGCGAAGGCCGCCTGCTGCCCGTTCCCCGGCATCTGCGCGACTCCCATTATCAGGGCGCCAAAGAACTGGGGCACGGCGCCGGTTACCAGTACGCTCATAACGCCCCCGGCGGCGTCGCCGAACAGGATTACCTGGGCGTCGATAAAGAGTACTACCGCCCTGTCGATCGCGGCTTTGAAGCCGAGCTGGCCGCCCGCCTGGCGGTGATCCGCCAGCAGCTCAAAGGGACGCAGTAG
- a CDS encoding BBP7 family outer membrane beta-barrel protein has product MTNRKLLSSCIALLALAGIAQAEAPHDHFIEQPAPPGEIDPSYGPSAPIDIGCSTGCTSGCSTGCCSQTCCCAPDCWQVYAGAMFLSRDYDNAPIFTDAGGNTIVGADDLDSGLSPGFELSARRNNWEVRYFQVDSMSATTEMEGVGNFLGGGFAGVAGLSYDTEIYNAEVNYFYNPPSDMLRAFAGFRYIGLDEELGFQLNGANLDRLTTDNDLYGFQVGVDGALWRKCNSRFYVNGVAKAGVYYADTEVHNTVLDTNQQLDDNSDRVAFVGEIGVTAGYEVTNWLALEAGYQFLWLDGVALAGEQASSVNPFTQTASINHGDAIYHGLRLGATARW; this is encoded by the coding sequence TTGACTAATCGGAAACTACTGAGTTCCTGTATCGCACTGTTGGCGCTGGCGGGCATTGCCCAGGCCGAAGCGCCGCATGACCACTTTATTGAACAGCCGGCGCCGCCGGGGGAAATCGACCCCAGCTACGGCCCATCGGCGCCAATCGACATTGGCTGTTCTACGGGCTGTACTTCCGGTTGTTCAACCGGTTGTTGTTCCCAGACCTGCTGCTGTGCGCCAGACTGCTGGCAGGTTTACGCTGGGGCGATGTTTCTGTCGCGAGACTACGACAACGCCCCCATTTTTACCGATGCTGGCGGAAATACGATCGTCGGAGCCGATGACCTCGACAGTGGTCTTTCGCCAGGCTTCGAATTGAGCGCCCGGCGAAACAACTGGGAAGTGCGGTACTTCCAGGTTGATAGCATGTCGGCCACAACCGAAATGGAAGGCGTCGGGAACTTCCTGGGGGGCGGCTTCGCGGGCGTTGCTGGCTTGAGCTACGACACCGAGATCTACAACGCAGAGGTGAACTACTTCTATAATCCGCCATCGGACATGCTCCGCGCTTTCGCGGGCTTCCGATACATCGGATTGGATGAAGAGCTGGGCTTCCAGCTCAACGGCGCCAATCTGGACAGGCTGACTACAGACAATGATCTGTATGGCTTCCAGGTGGGCGTCGATGGGGCGCTGTGGCGAAAGTGCAATTCGCGCTTTTATGTCAACGGCGTTGCCAAAGCCGGGGTGTACTATGCCGATACCGAAGTCCACAACACGGTGCTGGACACCAATCAGCAGTTGGATGACAACTCGGACCGGGTGGCCTTTGTCGGCGAGATCGGCGTGACGGCCGGTTACGAAGTCACCAACTGGCTGGCCCTGGAAGCCGGGTACCAGTTCCTCTGGCTCGATGGGGTGGCCTTGGCGGGCGAACAAGCGTCGTCCGTCAATCCTTTCACCCAGACGGCCAGCATTAACCATGGGGACGCGATCTACCATGGCTTAAGACTGGGGGCGACTGCCCGCTGGTAG
- a CDS encoding cyclase family protein, with product MYSGCLRPALQRASFRFSFSPPAQMKIIDLSTTLENDRSWAPWWARTRVKYQDHAFGAWAIWLVFGVARKHLRTGLGWANEILTLSTHSTTHVDAPWHYAPTCEGKKAPTIDELPLERFYAPGVVLDLRHLRPDQAASTADLQAALAKIDHTLSPGQIVLIQTGNDSLLGNPEYFHTGPGVSGEATRWLIDQGIKVMGIDAWGWDRPLRSQAAEAKRTGSATVFWEAHFVGVDRDYCQIERLAHLDQLPPTGFTVCAFPLKVKNGSAGPARVVALLHE from the coding sequence TTGTATTCTGGCTGCCTCCGGCCCGCTTTGCAACGGGCCAGCTTCCGCTTCTCCTTTTCTCCCCCCGCCCAGATGAAAATCATCGACCTGAGCACGACCCTGGAGAACGATCGCTCCTGGGCGCCCTGGTGGGCCCGCACACGCGTCAAATACCAGGATCACGCCTTCGGCGCCTGGGCGATCTGGCTGGTTTTTGGCGTTGCTCGAAAGCATTTGCGGACGGGACTTGGCTGGGCGAACGAAATTCTCACCCTCTCGACGCACTCGACCACGCACGTGGATGCTCCCTGGCATTACGCCCCGACCTGCGAGGGGAAGAAAGCGCCCACGATCGACGAACTGCCGCTGGAGCGTTTCTATGCCCCGGGCGTTGTGCTTGATCTGCGCCACCTGCGGCCCGACCAGGCCGCCAGCACGGCCGACCTGCAGGCGGCGCTTGCCAAAATCGACCATACGCTGTCTCCGGGGCAGATCGTGCTGATCCAAACGGGGAACGATTCCCTGCTGGGCAATCCCGAATACTTCCACACCGGGCCAGGTGTCAGCGGCGAAGCGACCCGCTGGCTGATTGACCAGGGGATAAAAGTGATGGGCATCGATGCCTGGGGCTGGGACCGGCCGCTCCGCTCGCAAGCCGCGGAAGCCAAACGCACCGGCAGCGCGACCGTGTTCTGGGAAGCGCACTTCGTCGGGGTGGATCGCGACTACTGCCAGATCGAACGCCTGGCCCATCTGGACCAGCTCCCGCCGACCGGCTTCACTGTTTGCGCTTTTCCGCTCAAAGTAAAGAACGGCTCCGCCGGCCCGGCCCGGGTGGTGGCGTTGCTGCACGAGTAA
- a CDS encoding XdhC family protein has translation MRELIQELLSALEQNRAVAYCRLVETRGSTPQKAGAAMLVYADGGQAGTLGGGCVEAEVKRRAMGALASGERQVHQFQLDHDYGWDDGLICGGRMQAAVLPLAPGDPLDYFHRLAGIAQEGRGCTEVIVFDEERAGLPAPTCWLFDDHDQCIASLPGDQSEPPAAVREHFRPLKERPLPYAAAGVAFLPLLSRCRLLIVGGGHVGQAVAQLAGTLDFDVWVVDDREAVVSQERFPTAARRIAGPIEQVLPEVDITPDTYCLIVTRGHNHDERALFYLAERGACYVGLIGSRRKIRMIYEDLLAEGISAEALQRVSAPVGIDIGSRTVPEIAVSIAAELIAHRNLAGRIPGRPDSVPVNA, from the coding sequence ATGCGAGAACTGATCCAGGAACTGCTGTCGGCTTTGGAGCAAAATCGTGCGGTCGCCTATTGCCGTCTGGTCGAAACGCGAGGCTCCACGCCGCAAAAAGCAGGCGCCGCCATGCTGGTCTATGCCGACGGCGGACAGGCCGGCACCCTGGGCGGCGGCTGCGTCGAAGCCGAAGTCAAACGCCGCGCCATGGGCGCCCTGGCCAGTGGAGAGCGGCAGGTGCATCAGTTCCAGCTGGATCATGATTACGGCTGGGACGACGGCCTGATCTGCGGCGGACGCATGCAGGCGGCCGTGTTGCCTTTGGCGCCAGGCGATCCGCTGGACTACTTCCACCGTCTGGCCGGGATTGCCCAGGAAGGACGCGGCTGCACCGAAGTCATCGTCTTCGATGAAGAGCGGGCCGGCCTGCCCGCGCCCACCTGCTGGCTGTTTGATGACCACGACCAGTGCATCGCCTCGCTGCCCGGCGACCAGAGCGAACCGCCTGCCGCGGTGCGGGAGCATTTTCGTCCGCTCAAAGAACGACCGTTGCCGTATGCGGCCGCTGGCGTGGCTTTCCTGCCGCTGCTGTCGCGTTGCCGGCTGCTGATTGTCGGCGGCGGGCATGTTGGCCAGGCCGTCGCCCAGCTGGCGGGAACGCTCGACTTCGATGTCTGGGTGGTCGACGATCGCGAGGCGGTCGTTTCGCAGGAACGTTTTCCGACCGCCGCCCGGCGCATCGCCGGTCCGATCGAGCAGGTGCTGCCCGAGGTGGACATCACGCCCGACACCTACTGCCTGATTGTGACCCGCGGCCACAACCACGACGAACGGGCCCTGTTTTATCTGGCCGAGCGCGGCGCCTGCTATGTGGGGCTGATCGGCAGTCGCCGAAAGATTCGCATGATTTATGAAGACCTGCTGGCCGAAGGCATCTCCGCCGAAGCGTTGCAGCGGGTGAGCGCGCCGGTCGGGATCGATATCGGCTCCCGCACCGTGCCGGAGATTGCGGTCAGCATTGCGGCCGAACTGATCGCCCATCGCAACCTGGCGGGACGCATCCCGGGAAGGCCCGACTCGGTGCCGGTCAACGCATGA
- a CDS encoding nucleotidyltransferase family protein, translated as MSGPRYFAVIPAAGRSVRMGSPKLLLPWQGKRVIDHLLAHYQASRVEHVVLVAHPDDHELIAAAEAGGAQVIAHSPPPVDMKESVQRGLRAIESRCSPGPLDGWLLAPADMPLLSAAVIDAVIAADTPTTEVLLPVRGEQRGHPVLFRWPLHQAVFDLPANRGVNALLRDRQPHTVEIADEGAYQDIDTFDVYSRLKQDAETND; from the coding sequence ATGAGCGGGCCGCGCTACTTCGCCGTGATTCCCGCCGCCGGTCGATCCGTCCGGATGGGCTCGCCGAAGCTGCTGCTGCCCTGGCAAGGGAAGCGAGTCATCGACCATCTCCTGGCCCACTACCAGGCCAGCCGGGTAGAGCACGTCGTGCTGGTCGCACACCCCGACGATCACGAGCTGATCGCCGCCGCGGAAGCGGGCGGGGCGCAAGTCATCGCGCATTCTCCACCGCCGGTCGACATGAAAGAGTCCGTCCAGCGCGGGTTAAGGGCGATCGAGTCGCGGTGTTCGCCCGGCCCGCTCGATGGGTGGCTGCTGGCGCCGGCCGACATGCCGCTGCTATCCGCCGCCGTGATCGACGCCGTGATTGCCGCCGATACGCCAACGACCGAAGTGCTGCTGCCCGTGCGGGGCGAGCAGCGCGGGCACCCGGTGCTGTTCCGCTGGCCTTTGCATCAGGCCGTCTTCGACCTGCCGGCCAACCGGGGCGTCAACGCCTTGCTCCGCGACCGCCAGCCGCACACGGTGGAAATCGCCGACGAAGGAGCCTACCAGGACATCGACACCTTCGACGTTTATTCGCGACTGAAGCAGGACGCAGAAACGAACGACTAA